Proteins encoded together in one Terriglobus saanensis SP1PR4 window:
- a CDS encoding MarR family transcriptional regulator — translation MPIDHVDRVVQQWKAERPDYDLAPVEIIGRAGRIMEHIDRALEAKFEEFQISRASFDVLAALRRSGKPYKLTQRDLMRSLFRTSGSMSLRIDALQKQGLVNRSPDSEDRRSVFVTLTTKGVDLLETVIPAHLENESSLVAGLSRTERTQLIGLLRKWLVSLEEEVAHGRQLYLGMTLLDSRASAKMRRAVGLPDIPGLLVKQIAAGSRAEELGFRKGDLVISVERQAVISLVDLRKILNHSEPKTKKVRVVRGVETMEFKLTNSSI, via the coding sequence ATGCCTATAGACCACGTCGATCGAGTAGTTCAACAGTGGAAAGCGGAAAGGCCCGACTACGATCTGGCTCCGGTTGAGATCATCGGGCGGGCGGGCCGCATCATGGAACATATCGATCGCGCTCTGGAAGCGAAGTTCGAAGAGTTTCAGATCTCAAGGGCATCGTTCGATGTGTTGGCCGCACTTCGTCGGAGCGGCAAACCCTATAAGCTGACGCAGCGCGATCTGATGCGCAGTCTTTTCCGCACTTCCGGGAGCATGAGTCTGAGGATCGACGCCCTCCAGAAGCAAGGCCTGGTGAACCGGTCGCCGGATAGTGAAGACCGTCGCTCTGTCTTCGTCACTCTGACTACCAAAGGCGTGGACCTTTTAGAAACCGTGATTCCTGCGCATCTTGAAAATGAAAGCAGCCTGGTCGCGGGGCTTAGTCGAACGGAACGGACGCAGCTCATTGGCTTGCTGCGCAAGTGGCTGGTCAGCCTCGAAGAAGAGGTCGCCCACGGTCGTCAGCTTTACCTCGGCATGACTCTGCTCGATTCTCGCGCCTCGGCGAAAATGCGGCGAGCTGTTGGCCTTCCCGATATCCCAGGTCTGCTTGTCAAGCAGATTGCAGCGGGCAGCCGGGCTGAAGAACTCGGCTTCCGGAAGGGCGATCTCGTCATTTCCGTTGAGAGACAAGCAGTTATATCCCTAGTGGACCTTCGCAAGATCCTGAATCACTCCGAGCCAAAGACAAAGAAAGTTCGAGTGGTTCGCGGAGTCGAGACGATGGAGTTTAAGCTGACAAATTCCTCGATATAG
- a CDS encoding MSCRAMM family protein codes for MENQQLGDDSATYFINQKSSSSGPERSMAYRLIERSLLLALLFVCGMYRVWPQDKNCYCSISGSIVEQENVPLSADVLIYKLEIQDGRATPAPACTTKTDGEGRYVCNLRSRGQYIVQAHARQQPAREKVNLPAPTTIYPVTFYPNTTNVDTAIRLVITDGERGSANIMFAAVEPSTIHVALPTNPPRSSLTVSMHGHDYDLATEIIAAYNAAAGTFDIHSISPGIYRIDAGWYADAADHRATVTTTTQSNLVATINLQETTNARIEGKLQEGTWPQLKWPSALVLRSTGNGIQKELASSVSSDGRIVFPSVPAGEYRLAVQGAGDTFVQLVALNGKSLPDGRIPVAVGERYGLLDIQLSNLAASVEGKVDTGSETGAVSVVIQSEFDGEVRTLTTDQQKHFQIMGLSPGQYRLYAWSSLQNVEYRNADYLARFVRDSTEVNLDEAEHATQVELHLSQQVD; via the coding sequence ATGGAGAACCAGCAGCTCGGCGATGATTCAGCCACTTACTTCATTAACCAAAAATCCAGTTCTTCTGGTCCGGAGCGATCCATGGCCTATCGCTTGATTGAGCGAAGCCTCTTGTTGGCTCTCTTGTTTGTCTGTGGGATGTATCGCGTGTGGCCCCAGGATAAGAATTGCTATTGTTCTATTTCTGGCTCAATCGTTGAGCAAGAGAATGTCCCCCTCTCTGCGGATGTGCTGATATACAAACTGGAAATTCAAGATGGGCGCGCGACCCCTGCACCGGCATGTACGACGAAGACGGATGGAGAAGGCCGCTATGTTTGTAATCTGCGTTCTAGAGGACAGTACATCGTCCAGGCACATGCACGGCAGCAGCCAGCGCGAGAGAAAGTTAATCTTCCGGCCCCGACAACCATCTATCCCGTGACCTTCTATCCAAATACCACAAACGTAGATACAGCGATTCGACTTGTCATTACCGATGGCGAACGTGGCTCAGCAAACATCATGTTTGCCGCAGTGGAGCCATCCACAATTCATGTGGCGCTTCCGACCAATCCCCCGAGGTCGTCGCTGACTGTGAGCATGCACGGGCATGACTATGATCTTGCTACGGAAATCATTGCAGCGTACAATGCGGCGGCAGGCACCTTCGACATCCATTCCATTTCCCCTGGAATCTATCGCATAGATGCTGGGTGGTATGCCGATGCCGCAGACCATCGGGCCACTGTGACTACAACCACTCAGTCAAATTTGGTCGCAACGATCAACCTCCAGGAAACGACCAACGCACGCATCGAAGGAAAATTGCAAGAAGGCACATGGCCTCAGCTAAAGTGGCCCTCCGCATTGGTTTTGCGATCGACAGGAAACGGGATCCAGAAAGAACTCGCTTCATCGGTCAGCTCTGATGGACGTATTGTATTTCCATCCGTTCCTGCTGGGGAGTATCGATTGGCGGTTCAGGGTGCAGGCGATACGTTTGTGCAGTTGGTAGCGCTCAATGGAAAATCATTGCCCGACGGGCGCATTCCGGTCGCAGTTGGTGAACGCTATGGTCTTCTGGATATTCAATTGAGCAACCTTGCCGCGAGTGTCGAAGGGAAGGTGGACACCGGCTCGGAGACCGGCGCTGTGAGCGTTGTCATTCAATCCGAGTTCGACGGAGAGGTTCGCACACTAACGACGGATCAGCAGAAACACTTCCAGATTATGGGGTTGTCGCCTGGACAGTACCGTCTTTATGCCTGGTCTAGTCTCCAGAATGTGGAGTACCGTAATGCCGATTACCTGGCCCGATTTGTTAGGGACTCTACCGAGGTGAATCTCGATGAGGCGGAGCATGCGACGCAAGTAGAACTTCATCTGTCGCAGCAAGTCGACTAA
- a CDS encoding alpha/beta hydrolase translates to MTTSVPLTEAAFSSPRHTTHYWEVGPADGPLMIFLHGWPEIGLVWRSQIEAFASDGWHCIAPNMRGYGNSSVPTASVAYALEEIVEDMVELHDHLGASPAIWIGHDLGSPVVGALAAHHPKLSRGIVFVSVPYIPDGFALPNLLPPIDRKLYPIDQYPDGQWDYYRFYLTHFEQTVADFDADIRASLAAIFRSGSPELAGKMYRSAITTRNGGWFGSEHHAPALEPDPALWPPSDFEILVDSFRVNGFRPGNSWYLNDAANVAYAHAAPDGGKLRQPVLFINGEFDGLCDITHNRSGEAMSNACQNLTVTSLLSGHWLPLERKAEVTKSVRSWLTTKAL, encoded by the coding sequence ATGACAACATCCGTCCCACTGACCGAGGCCGCATTCAGCTCGCCACGTCACACGACGCACTATTGGGAGGTCGGCCCTGCCGATGGCCCATTGATGATCTTCCTCCACGGGTGGCCCGAGATCGGATTGGTATGGCGTTCACAGATCGAGGCCTTCGCCTCTGACGGCTGGCATTGCATTGCGCCGAATATGCGCGGCTACGGCAACTCTTCTGTACCGACCGCATCGGTAGCCTACGCTCTGGAAGAGATCGTCGAAGACATGGTCGAACTGCATGATCATCTTGGCGCAAGCCCTGCGATCTGGATCGGGCACGACCTCGGAAGCCCCGTTGTTGGGGCACTGGCCGCGCATCACCCGAAGCTAAGCCGGGGCATCGTTTTTGTTTCCGTCCCCTATATACCGGATGGCTTCGCGCTTCCCAATCTTCTGCCGCCCATCGACCGCAAGCTTTATCCCATCGATCAGTACCCGGACGGACAATGGGACTACTACCGCTTTTACCTGACCCACTTCGAACAGACGGTCGCCGATTTCGATGCAGATATCCGCGCAAGCCTCGCGGCGATCTTCCGAAGTGGAAGTCCCGAATTGGCAGGTAAGATGTACCGCTCGGCCATCACCACGCGCAACGGCGGTTGGTTTGGTTCGGAGCACCACGCTCCGGCGCTGGAGCCTGATCCTGCACTTTGGCCTCCGTCTGACTTTGAGATTCTCGTCGATTCATTCCGCGTGAACGGATTCCGGCCCGGCAACTCCTGGTATTTGAACGATGCCGCCAACGTAGCGTACGCTCACGCAGCGCCGGACGGCGGGAAACTGCGCCAGCCCGTGCTGTTTATCAACGGTGAGTTCGACGGCCTCTGCGATATCACCCACAATCGCTCCGGCGAAGCCATGAGCAACGCGTGCCAAAACCTGACTGTAACAAGCCTACTTTCCGGTCACTGGCTGCCGCTCGAACGCAAGGCGGAAGTCACTAAGTCTGTGCGGTCCTGGCTCACTACGAAGGCACTCTAA
- a CDS encoding VOC family protein, which translates to MASPTTPPVLNPLSSLKINHTAIRVPDFDTAVAWYADKLDFRLKQSAFVAGLSFGFLYPAGDESFHFELLAGQGAAERPAYKDLHDSYRMSGWHHLGFRVDSVDAVIDELKCRDVTIASEPHDVPAMGLRVAFFADPWDNLFEVIQPIPQ; encoded by the coding sequence ATGGCCAGTCCCACCACACCTCCCGTCCTGAATCCGCTTTCGTCGCTTAAGATCAACCACACCGCCATCCGCGTGCCGGACTTTGACACAGCGGTGGCTTGGTACGCAGACAAACTAGACTTTCGCTTGAAGCAATCCGCGTTTGTAGCCGGGCTCAGTTTTGGTTTTCTTTACCCGGCCGGGGACGAGAGCTTTCATTTCGAATTGCTGGCCGGCCAAGGCGCTGCAGAACGACCAGCTTATAAGGATCTCCATGACAGCTACCGTATGTCTGGCTGGCATCACCTGGGGTTCCGTGTCGATAGCGTCGACGCTGTCATCGACGAACTGAAGTGCCGTGACGTGACGATCGCCAGCGAGCCGCACGATGTACCTGCCATGGGCCTCCGTGTAGCCTTCTTCGCGGATCCTTGGGACAATCTCTTCGAGGTTATCCAGCCCATACCCCAATGA
- a CDS encoding PqqD family protein → MANDKAHLRTVANEDGAAILDTQQGTISTLNTTGGYVWQALEQGESEEAIVASLVEETGAPREVVAHDVSDFLASLKEHKLLSR, encoded by the coding sequence ATGGCAAACGACAAGGCTCATCTTCGGACTGTCGCGAATGAGGACGGTGCCGCAATCCTCGATACGCAGCAAGGAACCATCTCGACCTTGAACACTACCGGCGGATATGTCTGGCAGGCACTGGAACAAGGCGAGAGCGAAGAGGCCATCGTGGCGAGCCTTGTCGAAGAGACTGGCGCACCGCGAGAAGTCGTTGCACACGATGTGAGTGATTTCCTTGCTTCTCTCAAAGAACACAAACTGTTGTCTCGTTGA
- a CDS encoding alpha/beta fold hydrolase encodes MSSGSGGQMEFKDYQIVSNGISFHVTEIGDGLAVLFCHGFPDTSYTWRRQMKAVASVGYRAIAPDMRGYGRSSAPSDPALYTPLHTAGDLVGLLDTLNLPNAVIVGHDWGATHAWNAAMMRPDRFKAVFCLAVPYFPRGDVSVFERMRATGHEDDFYMFEQIKPEADQVWADAAVTIPGILYWASGSAPADQRWNPLDPARSLHRAASGPLPSWVEPEYLAHNIAEFQRTGFHGALNYYRAAELYFDLSAAWKGAKITQPSFYISGKADGLAALYPPAEKLRAGLPGLVGNLELDNVGHWIQHEASAEVSEQLVKFLRSVNPV; translated from the coding sequence ATGAGTTCAGGAAGTGGAGGGCAGATGGAGTTCAAGGACTATCAGATCGTCTCGAATGGCATCTCCTTCCACGTCACCGAGATTGGGGATGGGCTGGCCGTGCTCTTCTGTCACGGGTTTCCGGACACCTCTTATACGTGGCGACGGCAGATGAAGGCAGTTGCATCTGTAGGCTATCGAGCCATCGCTCCGGATATGCGCGGATATGGGCGCAGTTCAGCACCATCAGATCCAGCTTTGTACACGCCGCTGCACACCGCCGGTGATCTAGTCGGACTCCTTGACACACTGAATCTTCCCAACGCGGTAATTGTCGGTCACGACTGGGGCGCAACCCATGCCTGGAATGCCGCCATGATGCGTCCCGACCGATTCAAGGCGGTGTTTTGCCTGGCGGTACCCTATTTTCCGCGTGGTGATGTCAGCGTCTTCGAGCGGATGCGAGCCACTGGACATGAGGACGACTTCTACATGTTCGAACAGATAAAACCGGAGGCCGATCAGGTTTGGGCGGACGCTGCCGTCACGATTCCGGGCATTTTGTATTGGGCATCGGGTTCAGCCCCTGCAGACCAGCGATGGAACCCGTTGGATCCTGCACGGAGCCTGCATCGCGCTGCTTCCGGGCCATTGCCTTCATGGGTGGAACCGGAGTACTTGGCTCACAACATCGCGGAATTCCAACGCACCGGCTTTCACGGGGCATTGAACTACTATCGCGCCGCTGAACTCTATTTCGATCTCTCCGCTGCCTGGAAAGGAGCGAAGATCACCCAACCGTCGTTTTACATTTCGGGAAAGGCAGACGGCCTGGCTGCGCTTTATCCCCCTGCGGAAAAGCTTCGCGCTGGCCTTCCAGGCCTCGTCGGGAATCTGGAACTCGACAACGTAGGTCACTGGATACAACACGAGGCCTCCGCTGAAGTCAGCGAACAGCTCGTGAAGTTCTTGCGCAGCGTAAACCCCGTGTAA
- a CDS encoding tetratricopeptide repeat protein produces MLLARVGETEKANELADVLSREYPLDTLTQNYSLPIVSAAVRLQENDPAGAIESLRPTVKYEFSIPDTLNSVYPAYLRGLAYLQMGNGALAVPEFEKVIDHPGIVGRFVIGALARLQLARARAMSGDKTLAKKSYEEFLDLWRGADLDLPIYRKAKIEYTKLE; encoded by the coding sequence ATGCTGCTAGCGCGCGTAGGCGAGACCGAGAAGGCAAACGAGCTTGCCGACGTGCTCAGCCGCGAATACCCGTTGGACACGCTTACACAGAACTATTCACTGCCTATTGTTAGTGCCGCTGTCCGGTTACAGGAGAACGACCCGGCGGGCGCGATAGAAAGCCTCCGTCCAACCGTGAAGTATGAGTTCTCCATCCCGGACACCCTGAACAGCGTCTATCCGGCGTACCTACGTGGCCTCGCTTATCTGCAGATGGGCAACGGGGCACTCGCTGTTCCCGAATTTGAAAAAGTAATCGACCATCCTGGGATCGTAGGCCGATTCGTGATCGGAGCTTTGGCACGACTGCAGCTGGCGCGTGCCAGGGCAATGTCCGGCGACAAAACGTTGGCAAAGAAAAGCTATGAGGAATTCCTCGATCTTTGGAGAGGTGCCGACCTGGACCTTCCAATTTACCGCAAAGCCAAAATCGAATATACGAAATTGGAATAA